GTCAGCGACTGGTCGATGTTCGCCCAGTGGCTCGACGACCGCGGGATCAAGCAGCTTTCGCTGGTGACGGTCGAAGACCTGTCGGACTACAGCCACCAGCTCGACAAAGCGCGGGGGCTGGCCCGCAACACGGCCACCAGTCATCTGATCGCGCTCTCCCGACTGCACTACTACGGACGGTTGTATCTGCCCGACACCGACCGGCTCGTCGCGCCGCCCTGGGTCGCGGAGGGCATGGACGACTACCTGCCGGCGGCCTCGCCGCTGGGCGAGAACGTCACCGAGCCGATCGCCCCGGCGACGATGGGGCCGTTGTTGGTCTGGGCACTGCGGTTCGTCGAGGAGTACGCCGACGACATCCTGGCCGCCTTCGAGGAACACCGACGGCTGGTCGAGATCGCGGAAGGGCTGAAGGGCCCGTTCAAGAAGGGATCGGGCCTGCGTCTGGTCGCCTACCTCGAACAGTTGGAGGCCGACGGCAGGCCCGTCCCGGCACTGATCAGAGACACGAAGATCTCGACGCCCGGGGTGTTCCTGGCTGGCCTCACTGGGACTCCGATCACCAAGGTCCACCAGGTCATGAACTATCCGCGCTGGAAGGCATACAAGGTCCAAAACCCCGGCCGGTGCCTGCTGGATGCCTCCATCACCGCGAAACTGGGTGGGGAGCCCTGGCACGGTCCGTTCGACTTCCACGACGTCCCCGGGATCCTGAAACACCTGGTTACCGCCTGTTTCATCGTCCTGGGCTATCTCACCGGGATGCGGACCGGGGAGATCCTGGCGCTGGAGAACGGGTGCTGCCCGGATCCACAGGGGCCGCCGGAGGCGGCCCGGCGGCACCTCATCTATGCCCGGCAGTTCAAGGTCGCCCGCGACGAGGACGGCAATCACCAATCCGCCGGAGTCGTACGCGAAGCTCCCTGGGTGGCTGTCCCGCAGGTCGTCAGGGCAGTGCGGGTGCTGGAGCAACTCGGTGGGCACGGACTGCTGTTCGCAATCGAGGTCCACGATCCGCTCCAGCCCGAGCGCCGCAGCGGCAGGTCGCTGGCGATCGCCACGATGAGCAATCGCATCGAGTCGTTCATCGAGTGGGTCAACGCCCATGCCCAGAGCCGGAGCCGGCAGGCGGAGGCAATCCCGGCCGACCCGCATGGACGGGTCGGCACGGGCCGCTTCCGCCGCACTCTGGCCTGGCACATCGCCCGCAGGCCGGGCGGACTGGTGGCGCTGGCGGTTCAGGACGGGCACATGCGCACGCTGATCAGCGAGGGCTACGGATCGCGCTCGCGCGGCGGCATCCACGACCTTCTCGACTTCGAAACCGCCCGCAACGTCGCCGAGCAACTCAGCGAGGTCCACGAGGCCATCCAGGACGGCGCAGGCGTCTCGGGCCCCGCCGCAAGGCGTCTGATCAACGCCGCCGCCCAGGAACACCACCGCTTCAGCGGTCTCATCACCTCCAATCGTCAGGCCAAAGACCTACTGGCCGACCCGACGCTGAACGTCTTCGAGAACAAGGAGGCATTTCTGTTCTGCAACTACGACCGGACCAAAGCGCCCTGCCATCCCGGCCGCAACGCGAAGAGCGAGGCCCCCAGCCTGGACCGCTGCAAGGTCAACTGCGCGAACATCGCCCGCACCGACACACACGCACATCAACTCCGAGAAGCAGCCGATGACTTGGGCCGCCAGGCCGCCTCTGGTCTGGTTCCCGAACCACTGGCCGACCGGCTGCTGGAACGGGCCCAGGTCCTGACCGAGCTCGCTAACCAGCACGACCACGACCGCGTCCTGGCGGCAGCGGGGGCCGAGTTGTGAGCAACGACAACGAGAGGAAGAACATCAGGGCCGCGATGGACCGGCTGCTGGCCGGCACCCCGCTGCGGTCCGACGGAGCGCTGACCGTCCTCGCGCTGGCCGCCGAGGCAGACGTGAAACGCCACGTCCTCACCCACCGGCATACCGACCTCAAGGACGAGTTCTACGCGAAGGTCCGAGCTCAGGGAACGGGTTCCCGACAGCGAACGCAAGCTGCGGGCCGAACTGAAGAAGACCAAGGAGCGACTGGCCGAGCTGATCGAGGAGAACAAGCGACACCAGGCCGAGATCGAGACATTCGCCCGCGTGGTGAACGTCCTCACCATTGAGAACCACCAGCTCCGCGACCAGTCGGGGCATAAACGAGCCTCAGTGGTGGCCTTGCGCCCGGCCCCCGAGCCCGGCTCGTAGTCGCACCGCCTCGTCTCGTCCTGACCGCTGCGCGGTCAGGACGAGACCACAGGACCTGTCGAGCACGAGCTCAATCAGAGGGCACCTCCGTCTGATCGACGAGCACTCCTCGTCCGAGGCGTTGCGTTGACCACTTGAACCCGCACCGATGAGAGGGCGCAAGCGTCCTGCGAGCAACCGCGCGGTCCGGCCAGGGACTGAGAGTCCGGTGTTTATACCTTGCTCGCGACCACCATGTAGTTCTCGGCCTCAAGATCGAACGTGCTCAGTTCCGTCTGGAGTCCGACCCGGTGCAGCTCGACTTCGAGTTCCTCGTACCGGTAGGGCCAGCAGGACAGCAGTTCCGAGCGGACAAGAACCGGCCCAGTCGCATCAACTTGGGCGATCGCAATCTCGATATGGTGCTCATCCTCCCAATGCGGCGCAATTTCCCAGCGGTAAATTACGACGGCATCGCGACCGTTCCGGCGGACGAGTCGGTCCCAGATGTCCAGCCGGGAACCTCTGGCCCTGACGAGTTCCCAAGTCCGGGATGTGAGCACCAAGCGCCCTCCCGGGCGCAGAAGCCGTGACATCGACTCCAGAGCAGCACCCCTGCCTGTCGCGCCCGCGGCATGGTGAAGCGAGTTGCCAACGCAGAACACCATGTCGAACGTGTTGTCCTGGAAATGGTCGGGCAACTCTTCCCAGTTCGCCCGTACGGCCTGCACGGATGCCCCGAACTCCTCAGACAACTCTGCAGTCCGACGAACCATCGCCTCGCTGGCGTCAGTTGCGACAACCTGCATGCCACGACCGGCGAGGCCAACCGCCAACTGTCCGGTTCCGCACGAACAGTCGAGGACGTGAGCGTTTGACGGCAGGAGACGGAGGGCGTCATCGAACGACGCAGCGAACTCGGCTGGAGGCAACTTTGCATCCGAGATGAGCCATTCGTACACCTCGGCAAGCACGTCATATTCCGTCACAACCACTACCTCCGTCACGCGGCAGACTCACGGCGGGACGTCAGTCCATCAGCGGAGCAAGCCGGGCACCAATGGTTTTCGCAAGGATGGGCCACCGCTCGGGCACCACGGGCATCTCGCGCTCAAGCTCGTCACGCGGCCGAGGGCCGCCGAGATAGGTGTGCGCCTCTGGCGGCGCCAGCAGCTCGATGAACGCCGCACAGTCCCGGGCCTCGGGCTCACGGAGCGCCAGCCACCTAATCAGCAGGCTCGGCAGCGATCAAGAATCGCAGACCCGATCAAGCCACCGGTCCGGGCCCCACCCTCATCAGCGGGGCCGGGCCCCACAACCACACCTGCCAGGGACGGGATGTCTCCCGTTCTCGTTCACAGCATCGACTTCGGCCGTGGCGGGCCGCATCCCGAAGTGCCGATCTGCTTTCGGAATTCGTGAATAGAGCCACCCTCTCCGCTATTACGCAGAGTCACCTCAACAACCAACACCAGGAGTCAAATGAGAGATCGCTACAACACAGCCAGACTTGACAGGGAACTCGGGTGCCCTTTCCACGGAAACGCTCAATGGCGCAACATCCGCGACAACTCCCCGGAGGAATGGGAGGACGTGGTGGAGTTCGACGCGGCCATCCGCAAGGGAAACGCCCGCGCCAACGCCACCGGCAACCGTCTGCTCGGCGAGGCGTTTCTCCACCGCTCCCGCGTCCCTCTCAGCAAAGCCCCCATCGATCACGTCACCGCCGCCGAATGGGCGGCGATGCAGCAAGAACTCACCGACAGCGGACCGGACCTTCAGGAGCTGGAGCAGGGCGTCATCGACGGCTGCTCGCCGTGGGCCTGCCGCGGTGAAGTCGAGCCGGTGCAGGACGACTTCGGACTGGCCTCTTGACCATCCTGGACCTGTTTGCGGGCCCTTCTGTGAGCAGAACTGCAGCGTCTCATAGCCGCCTCGCACGCCAGTGACCAGCGCGTTTGCGCTTTGCAGTTACCTGAGTCGCATAGGTACGGTCCCCGCCATGCTGATGACGTTCTTCTCCTCTGCCACCTGGGAGTCCTGGGGGCTATCGAGTCAACCGGTGATCCCGGACCGGATGCCGATCCTGCTTGACGACGACCTCCTCTTCGAGGACTCGGCTGGCCCTCGCGTCACGACCGTGATCAACCGGTGGGCCCAGGAACTTCCCGCGAACGGCTGCCCAGCCCCAAACTCCTGGGAAACCTACGTTCGGGTTGTGCGTGACTGGACGCTCTTCCTGGCCAGCCGGGGCGTCCAACTCTTCGACAACCGTCGCGATTTGCGGCGGGGTCTGAGCGCCTACGCGGTGCACCGTGCGTGCGGCCCGCTGAAGGAACGGTTCGCCTCATCCCCTGGAACCAGCACATGAGCATCCTGTCCCTGTTCTATGGGTGGGCCGAGGGCGAAGAGCTCACGACCACGGTGCCGTTCACCTACAAGCAGGCCGTCACTGCGTATGGCGACCAGGTGCGACTGCAGTCGGTGAACCTGTCCAAGCGGCGGACGTCGAAGCCGCACGTGACGATCAAGTACTTCGAGAAGGACTTCGAGGACACGTTCCTGAAGGGGCTGGGCGGTCTGCGCCCGGACGGCGCCGAGGACGCCCTCTACCAGGGCCGGACGACGGCACGCAACGCGGCGGTGGGTGGCTATGTGCTGTCCAGCGGGCTACGGCGGCAGGAGTTCACGTACATGTTGGAGTGCGAGGTTCCGCCGCTGCCGCCCCGCCGGACCGAGCTGCCGATCTGGGTGCCGGTTCCGGCCGGCGTCACGAAGGGCCGGAAGTTCCGCGCCACGTGGACGACATACGACCCGCTCGCCCGGCTGCACCAGTACTTGAGGTTGCAACGTGCTGTTGCGGTGGCTCGCTCGTCCTGGATTCCGCCGGCCAAGTGGGGGTCGCCCCTGGTGGTGACCGAGTCAGACGAGGTCGGTGGCCGAGTTGATGGTGAGCGCGTGCTGTGGGCCGAGTTGACGCCGCTGGAACGTCGGTGTCTCGTCAGGCCAGATGGCGGATCGATGCTGCTGGCCGTGCAGAGTGACGGGAGTCCGTTTCGCGACTGGCCGACGGTCTTCAAGCGGACGTCGGAGCGGATCCGGGATCGATTCGATCCGCGTTTCCCGCATACGTCCCCGCACCGGTGCCGTCATACGTTCGCGATCAGGACGCTCGAGATGTTGATCGGCGGCTACTACGCCCAGCTCGCGAAGCTCGTCAAGGACACCGACGCGGACGCGGCCCTTGCGCTCTACCTGCGCAAGAACGACCCGGTGATGATCCTGCGTGACCTCCTCGGTCATACCAGCACTCTTACCACGGAGGTGTACCTCCGCCGTCTGGATACGACCCGGATCTACCGCGAGGCATATGAGCGGGCGGGCCATGACCACGGTCTGCTCGTCGAGGCCGAACACGAGGCCGATGCCGAGTTCGACGACTTCGATGAGGACGATATCTGATGCCCGCGGAGATCCTGGAGAACCCGCTGCGGCTGTTCTGCACGTTCACCCGCGGCACCACGTCGACCCTGAATGTCGACGACTCGATCAACCCCGTACTCGTCCGCGAGTTGCTGACGGGCCTGGTCTATCTGATGCATCCGCACGGCCAGGGTGACTCGCACCGGACTGCGGAGAAGTACAAGGGGACCATCGATTGGTTCGTCGGCGAGCTGGACAGGCGTGGTCATCGGGGCGGGGCAGCAGGGCTGACCCGCGCCGGACTCGCAGCGCTGTGGTGGGAGGCGGGAAATCGGCGGGAGTCGGAGAGCCGCCGCATGCTCGCCGCGCTGGACGCCGAGACCTCCGTGCTGGCTCCGGACGTCCGGGAGCTTGTCCGAGGGCGTCTGTACAACCGGCATCCGAACAGCGAGCCGCTGCCGCCGTACGACGAGGTCGCCTGGGCAGGGCTGATTCGTGCAGCCCGAACGATCGCCAAGGGGTCATGGGCCGCTTACCGGGCGGCCCGAGCAACGGCGGAGTCCGGCCAGGACCCGTACGTGCATGGCTGGACGAGAGAGAACATCTTCTGGCTGATGGTGCACCACGGTCCCGCAACACCAAGGTCGTTGGGCGAGCGGGCGGGCTTGTCGTACAACCAGATGCGCTACCGAATCGGTGATGGTAACCAGCGCTTCTTCGGGGAAGCACGTGAAGCGCTCTTCCCCAGCGCTCGCGCC
This is a stretch of genomic DNA from Streptomyces hawaiiensis. It encodes these proteins:
- a CDS encoding site-specific integrase — encoded protein: MRPAEGTVRLIPWNQHMSILSLFYGWAEGEELTTTVPFTYKQAVTAYGDQVRLQSVNLSKRRTSKPHVTIKYFEKDFEDTFLKGLGGLRPDGAEDALYQGRTTARNAAVGGYVLSSGLRRQEFTYMLECEVPPLPPRRTELPIWVPVPAGVTKGRKFRATWTTYDPLARLHQYLRLQRAVAVARSSWIPPAKWGSPLVVTESDEVGGRVDGERVLWAELTPLERRCLVRPDGGSMLLAVQSDGSPFRDWPTVFKRTSERIRDRFDPRFPHTSPHRCRHTFAIRTLEMLIGGYYAQLAKLVKDTDADAALALYLRKNDPVMILRDLLGHTSTLTTEVYLRRLDTTRIYREAYERAGHDHGLLVEAEHEADAEFDDFDEDDI
- a CDS encoding integrase, with the translated sequence MTLALNPRFATPATDAFVFDPDRAVEGRRDFVPRYGDDGWSLLALTQNPSQTDDVIRWRWFPEVFREPFRHASWTLINYPLPDRDVALRGAAMRSKLSVGRITRTVSDWSMFAQWLDDRGIKQLSLVTVEDLSDYSHQLDKARGLARNTATSHLIALSRLHYYGRLYLPDTDRLVAPPWVAEGMDDYLPAASPLGENVTEPIAPATMGPLLVWALRFVEEYADDILAAFEEHRRLVEIAEGLKGPFKKGSGLRLVAYLEQLEADGRPVPALIRDTKISTPGVFLAGLTGTPITKVHQVMNYPRWKAYKVQNPGRCLLDASITAKLGGEPWHGPFDFHDVPGILKHLVTACFIVLGYLTGMRTGEILALENGCCPDPQGPPEAARRHLIYARQFKVARDEDGNHQSAGVVREAPWVAVPQVVRAVRVLEQLGGHGLLFAIEVHDPLQPERRSGRSLAIATMSNRIESFIEWVNAHAQSRSRQAEAIPADPHGRVGTGRFRRTLAWHIARRPGGLVALAVQDGHMRTLISEGYGSRSRGGIHDLLDFETARNVAEQLSEVHEAIQDGAGVSGPAARRLINAAAQEHHRFSGLITSNRQAKDLLADPTLNVFENKEAFLFCNYDRTKAPCHPGRNAKSEAPSLDRCKVNCANIARTDTHAHQLREAADDLGRQAASGLVPEPLADRLLERAQVLTELANQHDHDRVLAAAGAEL
- a CDS encoding class I SAM-dependent methyltransferase; its protein translation is MTEYDVLAEVYEWLISDAKLPPAEFAASFDDALRLLPSNAHVLDCSCGTGQLAVGLAGRGMQVVATDASEAMVRRTAELSEEFGASVQAVRANWEELPDHFQDNTFDMVFCVGNSLHHAAGATGRGAALESMSRLLRPGGRLVLTSRTWELVRARGSRLDIWDRLVRRNGRDAVVIYRWEIAPHWEDEHHIEIAIAQVDATGPVLVRSELLSCWPYRYEELEVELHRVGLQTELSTFDLEAENYMVVASKV